AATCAATCTTTTCACTATCTTTCCACCCTTCTGTATAAGCAGAATAATCACGGGTGACCACTGTGCGTGCCTTTCCCATACGCAGCTTGATATTGTGCTTCTTGAGGTATTCGTCTGCAACCTGCACCGATGTGGCGCGAAAACGTACTAGCTGCGTTTCGGACATCCACGGCGAGTTTGACATATCCTCGCTTTTAACAAACGAGAAATTTTTATCTGAAGGGTTTTGCTTCACCGAAGGGGAAGGGATGCTGTTAAAATCATGGGTTTTGTGCGCCTCCCGCTTGATAATTTTGTCAATGTTGTCTTCCACGCTGCACATGAGATCGACCACATTCTCATCATTTTCATTAAAGTCGACCAGTGCTGCTCTAGTATTAAGATTGAGATTGCCTATCGACTCTAGAGAGCCGTAAGACTCGTCGGACATGCTGTCTATGTCTAGGAAGCCAGGTATTTCGTCCTCTGACTGGCCATCAATGTCTAACACCAGTGAAGGTCCTTTATGGAGCCTCTGAAGTTTGCGCTCGTGTTCCATGCCCGCTTCCCGTTCCTTGGCGGCTATTATATCtaattctttctttcttgccgCCTCGAGTTCGATTTTCTTCTCACGGTTGGCCATGGAGACGAGCCCATCAGCGACTCCGACGCGGTAGCTGAACGTGGCCGAACCGCCCTTATAGGAGCATGCCCAGTCCAGGATCTTATTGTGCGCCGTTTCGAACGCTATTGCCGCTGTGACCGTGTTTTCCGCTATACCAAAAAATGACCAAGCAATGGATGTTTCCTAGTCCGTCGAAAAAAATTGGCAATCAAAGAACGTACACATAGCCTTTGCCAACTTGTGCACAAATGCTTCCTTAATCACACGTCTGGTACGGTTCTTAACGTTGATTATTTCCACCTTGCTCATTCCTCCATATTGGGCTTTGCTTCCATCATCACTGTTGGCCACTAGATCCGCTTGGGAAACATTATATTGGGCCATTAGCTTCTGGGCAACGAAAAGGGCGGCTTTGGCTTCTGATTCGGTGGTACTCTTATGGCGAGCTCGACTTTGGCATTTCTGTATTTTGATAAGGACGCCTCTATCCAAGGACCCAAGTGAATCTTTTGGCTTAACTTGAGCCGTTTTGATCACAGTCGCTTTCTGTAAAGGCTGTCTCTGCTTTTTGGCTCTCATCGGGACAGGAGTGCGGGGGAGAATGTGGCACTGTGTTTGCTGATATGCTGAAGTAGTATTTCTCGGTAAATATGGTGTTGAGATTATAAAATTTTaaatggaggatgatatgggTATTTGGCACTCATGGCGGCGGCCGCTTGGTGGCTTTCGTAAAGTTCAGTCTTGAGCGACTGCGAGCCGTGCAGGGTGACGACTGCGTTTCACCAGTGTTGGTTATAGTTGGTTATAGTGGTTGAGGCCAACAATTCATCGGTGATTTGATAGCTCCACTTACTTGCCATGACCAATAAGCCTGTACGGTACATACGACAGGACAGTGGACATTTTTGGTCCCTTTTTGCAGTGAGCTCTTTGCTCAACCGCAATCTATTCATTTATTGGATGTCTTGGCCCCGTGTCATTCATTTGTGGATCATCATTCATATCAGATTCCTACCTTTTTTGGTACTTTATTATTCTCTGTACCAGTGCTGCGCATGGACGCTCCACCGGAAAAGCTCCCAATGGACACTCCAATCAGTTAACTTGTTGCAATGAAGCCCTTTGTTGAGTGGGACGTTCGTCAAAATCTTCATGCTAATGGTACAGTGTGGTGGGAAATTCCAACGCAGTTGGCTTGCGCTCAGCCAATAGTTGAGTCCGATACTGATTGATCAACACTTGGTTTTTCTTTAGGGCCACAACAATGATCCAGGCCTTGATAAAAGCAGAAGGATGGCATACTGGGACAAAGCCTGGACGAGGAGCTGGTTGGCGCCTACTGAATGCCTGGCTAGGTTTCACGCTAGAACTATGAGGGTGGGGTTGAGTTTACCAGAAAATTTATATTAAACTTGGAACTTTTATGAATGTTCAGTATATCACAATCCTGAGAAGGGTTCAGCAAATCCCGGAAATATGCTACACTATCGAAGTTGCACGTTATAATGCCACATATACATCCAATTGTGATACTGAATGCTTCAGGTACGGCAGGCGAAGTTGACCTGCTCAATTTCAGCCTGACGATCCAATCTTCAAAGTATCTCAGATCTGTATTCAACTAAATCACTGTTGGTTAAACAGCAAGAATGATGACCTTTTAGGCTTCATGGTTAGCAGAGCAAATCTATGTACACTTTCCAGCCATATGTAACAAAAAATATTAACCTCGCCGATGATCTATCATATCAGGCCGGTCAGATACCTAAGACAATTTATAACACTCTACCATGAAGCGCCCCTGTCTCCTATTGCATATCTTGGAATATATTTTTGGCCATAGATAATTGTTTCAGCTATGCCTTGCCGTGTTAGGTGTCTTATGGGTTATATTTGAAACAAGACCCATACTTTAAATTCAGAGCAAGATTCACTTGTGTCAAAGGCCAATCTTACGTGCTGATTCATCATCCAGATTGTCCTAACCAATGCACTTCTTCTATGGCATATGGCTTTGGGTTCGGCGCAGGTATAATCCGTCACGTCCTGCACGGTTTCGATGATGCATTAACTTGGAAAATTCAGGCGCAAATCTCTACTTCCCTCAAATGCAGCTGTCAGCACCACAGACAAAACTCGCGCGACTACCTGTGGGACACAGGAACACAAACAGAGCATCACGAGGCTGCCAACTGAGCGGGACCAGCCTTTCTATCCAGCGACCGAAACGAGGATAACAGCCGGGCCTCTTCGGTGCGAGCGCTGTAACGGTCGTCGTTCCTCAGCGTACAACTACAACCATTATCGAGACCCAGTGACATATCCTTCCATAGGTATCTGCTCCCGATGGTGGACGGGCTGTGCAGCTGCGAAATCTGAAGCGCAGCTGCACAATGGTCTACAGCAGTTTTATGAACTACAGGCTAGCAGGATGATATAAGAAACCAGCCGATGGTGTAACTACCTAAAACAACCTTTCATGTTTATTTTCTCCACTTTTCTTCGCCATATATGAATAAAGCCACAAAATGACAGAAAATCATGACATGCTAGGACAAAAATAGTATAAGGACGAGAAGCTATCTGGTTAAACTTGATGTAGGGTAATTTgtaagagaagaagcggcAAACAACATTGTATATGAATGGGTAAGCCACTAAAAAGAACGGTACAGGACGCGGTAATCCAAGACAAGTTTCCCCAAGGGCCCAGCGAATCGAGTAATCTTGACAGCTTAATGGATGAATCAGACTCCATTTCTTGCGGGAGACGGTTCCGTGCATCAACTAGTCGCCGTACACTAAAATTGTAGCAATAGAATTATCGGCTCTCGCATGGTGACACACTTGTAAAACATGTGTCCGGGCCCTAtattctttgattctttctcATATGGAGGCTACTAATAAAAAGTTAGGTCATACTTTCATACgaagtagtagtatatattagtatctTAATCAAGAAAAGTGGACTACAGTACTCAGACATTGACTTTTGCAACTGAGTATGAGTAAATTCCCGATAGCTCGACAGGAACTCACGAACCTATTCCAGCAATGTGTGTTCTGTTTGAagtctttttttcttaagTAATAAGATATATTTCAGGAAGTTCTCCTTTCTAGGTGGATGCTTGTTATGCCTTGCTGATAGATCGCTTGTATTGTTTAAGTTTACTGCCTCAGCCTTAGCATTAATCCATGATATGATTGTCAGTAATAAGCTCACTACCTCCAGATGACCAAGGCTGCTGGCTGCAATGAGCGTACGAACAGACAGCCTCGCTCCGATATGTACCAATCTGGCAATATGAAGGCGCATCCAAATGAAAAAGGGCAGCTAGTGGTCTTACGCCAGTTATAATTAAAGTTCTTTTTATAATATGCTGAAAAAGCCTGGCTTGTACTTTGATGAGATGGTGCTCTTTGTATGGGATGATCAAGTAATGGTGAAGGGCGCGGACTATGATTCGTTCTCGCCTAATTGTGATGGTACATAGAGGCCGGCATTGGGAAAGTGTCTTGTGGTTTGTTGTATCTATTCTTTAAAGCACCATATGCAGATTAAATAAAAGTGCATGAATTGAGGAATGGCCAGTGTGTTCCCATCAGAGTGGTTGTGTCAACCTTCAATAACATTTTGAATCACTAAGCAAGACGATGTCTACTCGCAGGGCATCCTTATCTCTAGGTAAACTCCTTGGATTAAAACATATGGAGTCGGCGAGTCTACTTGAAACTCTGTATTgtttattttaatattatgttgttgttttcacCATAAGTGTGTAAAAAAGTGACAAATCTTTAAGATTACCGCGTACAATTGTATTGAAATGTGGAAGCACATGATAGGAGATCAGTCTCTTATGCGTTCGAAGCAGTCGATCAGATGTCGTCTCGCTAAATCGATAAATAGGGTCAGATATCCGTTACTATGGGTCAGTTGCATAATACTCGCCCAGTCATTTTTATCATTTGGAAAATTGCTGCGAATGGCCTTGAGTTCCTCAGACAAGCAAGACG
This window of the Aspergillus oryzae RIB40 DNA, chromosome 8 genome carries:
- a CDS encoding DUF2786 domain-containing protein (predicted protein) — its product is MRAKKQRQPLQKATVIKTAQVKPKDSLGSLDRGVLIKIQKCQSRARHKSTTESEAKAALFVAQKLMAQYNVSQADLVANSDDGSKAQYGGMSKVEIINVKNRTRRVIKEAFVHKLAKAMSAIAFETAHNKILDWACSYKGGSATFSYRVGVADGLVSMANREKKIELEAARKKELDIIAAKEREAGMEHERKLQRLHKGPSLVLDIDGQSEDEIPGFLDIDSMSDESYGSLESIGNLNLNTRAALVDFNENDENVVDLMCSVEDNIDKIIKREAHKTHDFNSIPSPSVKQNPSDKNFSFVKSEDMSNSPWMSETQLVRFRATSVQVADEYLKKHNIKLRMGKARTVVTRDYSAYTEGWKDSEKIDFRQRRLE